The Chryseobacterium nakagawai genome has a segment encoding these proteins:
- a CDS encoding peptidase domain-containing ABC transporter translates to MKKFPFYKQPDTKDCGPTCLRIVSKYYGKSISLQQIRALSETTREGSSLLGLSDAAENLGFRSLGVQVDFKTLVEEVPLPCVVHWNKNHFVVVYKVDKNNKIYISDPSYGLITYNQEEFIKSWIGENANENTEEGIALILETTPAFFQTEFDNEESKASFSFLSKYLLKYKSLVLQLAVGLLAGSLLSLVFPFLTQSIVDVGIQNQDINFIYLVLLAQIMLFFGRMGIETIRSWILLHLSARINISIISDFFIKLMKLPISFFDTRMTGDIMQRINDHHRIEQLLTSSSLNTLFSLVNLIIFSIVLLLYDYRLFIVYLVGAIAYIGWISFFLKKRKELDYKRFSQVSQEQSKVIELINGMQEIKMHNAEKQKRWDWEFLQVKLFKIRIKSLSLEQWQSVGGNFINQMKDILVSFLSAKLVLSGNLTLGMMLSVQYIIGQLNSPLLQLIDFIKQTQDAKISLERLGEIHDKEDEESKDEQYAMEIPQRDIEITDMSFRYIGSDVPVFENLSLTIPYQKTTAIVGASGSGKTTLLKLLMKFYEPDNGDIKIGNTALKNISPRFWRDHCGVVMQEGYVFNDTIANNIAVGEDHIDKKKLRRAVEIANIKEFVEGLPLSYNTKIGNEGVGVSGGQKQRLFIARAVYKSPEYILFDEATSALDANNEKIIMENLEQFFKGKTAVVIAHRLSTVKHADKIIVLDRGKVVEEGSHAELVDLRGEYYRLVRNQLELGN, encoded by the coding sequence TTGAAAAAATTTCCTTTTTATAAACAACCAGACACTAAAGACTGTGGACCTACATGTCTTAGAATTGTAAGTAAATATTACGGTAAAAGTATATCCCTGCAACAAATCCGGGCCCTTTCTGAAACTACCCGTGAAGGAAGCAGCCTTCTTGGATTGAGTGATGCTGCAGAAAATCTTGGGTTCCGTTCATTAGGAGTTCAGGTCGACTTTAAAACCCTCGTAGAAGAAGTTCCACTTCCATGTGTTGTACACTGGAATAAAAATCACTTTGTCGTTGTTTATAAGGTTGATAAAAATAATAAGATATACATCTCTGATCCCAGCTACGGATTGATTACTTACAATCAAGAGGAATTCATCAAATCATGGATCGGAGAAAATGCGAACGAAAACACTGAGGAAGGAATAGCTCTTATTCTGGAAACAACACCGGCATTCTTTCAAACCGAATTTGACAATGAAGAAAGTAAAGCTAGTTTTTCATTCCTTTCCAAATATCTTCTTAAATACAAATCACTTGTTCTTCAACTGGCCGTAGGACTTCTCGCAGGAAGTTTACTATCCCTGGTTTTTCCATTTCTTACCCAGAGTATTGTAGACGTTGGAATACAAAATCAGGATATTAATTTTATTTATCTTGTCCTGCTCGCACAAATTATGTTATTCTTTGGCAGAATGGGTATTGAGACCATCAGAAGCTGGATTCTTCTCCATCTTTCTGCGAGAATCAATATTTCGATTATTTCCGATTTCTTTATCAAATTAATGAAGCTTCCTATCAGCTTTTTTGATACCAGAATGACCGGAGATATCATGCAAAGGATCAATGACCATCATAGAATAGAACAGCTCCTTACCAGTTCTTCATTAAATACCCTGTTTTCACTAGTCAACCTGATTATTTTCAGTATTGTTCTTCTGCTTTATGATTACAGACTATTCATTGTTTATCTTGTAGGGGCAATAGCATATATCGGATGGATCAGTTTCTTCCTGAAAAAGAGAAAAGAACTTGATTATAAAAGATTTTCCCAAGTTTCTCAGGAACAAAGTAAAGTTATTGAGCTTATCAACGGAATGCAGGAAATCAAAATGCATAATGCTGAAAAGCAAAAAAGATGGGATTGGGAATTCCTTCAGGTAAAACTATTTAAAATCAGAATAAAATCATTGTCTTTAGAGCAATGGCAATCTGTAGGAGGAAATTTTATTAATCAGATGAAAGATATCTTGGTAAGCTTCCTCTCCGCAAAATTAGTATTGAGTGGAAACTTAACTTTAGGGATGATGCTTTCTGTACAATATATCATTGGACAGCTAAACAGCCCGCTTCTTCAGCTTATTGATTTTATTAAACAAACTCAGGATGCTAAAATCTCCCTTGAAAGACTAGGGGAAATTCACGATAAAGAAGATGAGGAAAGTAAAGATGAGCAGTATGCAATGGAAATTCCTCAAAGAGATATAGAGATCACCGATATGTCATTCAGATACATCGGATCTGACGTGCCGGTTTTTGAAAACCTAAGCCTTACGATTCCCTATCAAAAAACTACTGCAATTGTTGGAGCCAGCGGAAGTGGAAAAACGACCTTATTGAAACTCCTTATGAAGTTTTATGAGCCAGACAATGGAGATATCAAAATTGGAAATACAGCACTGAAAAATATTTCCCCACGGTTCTGGAGGGACCATTGCGGCGTTGTAATGCAGGAAGGATATGTATTTAATGATACAATTGCCAATAACATCGCTGTTGGTGAAGATCACATTGATAAAAAGAAATTAAGGCGTGCCGTGGAAATAGCTAATATAAAAGAGTTTGTTGAAGGATTGCCACTAAGTTATAATACAAAGATTGGAAATGAAGGTGTTGGAGTAAGTGGTGGGCAAAAGCAAAGACTTTTCATTGCAAGAGCCGTTTATAAATCTCCTGAATATATTTTATTTGATGAAGCAACTTCTGCATTAGATGCCAATAATGAGAAGATCATTATGGAAAACCTTGAACAGTTCTTTAAAGGTAAAACAGCAGTCGTTATTGCCCATAGACTTTCTACTGTAAAACATGCCGATAAGATTATTGTACTGGACAGAGGAAAAGTTGTAGAAGAAGGCAGCCATGCCGAATTGGTAGATCTGCGCGGTGAATATTACCGATTGGTGAGAAATCAGCTTGAATTAGGAAATTAA
- a CDS encoding bacteriocin-like protein, whose product MKNLKKLSREGLRILKGGITQECARIQSEASYCESKINPPKEGAINACNKWCYY is encoded by the coding sequence ATGAAAAATCTAAAAAAACTTTCAAGAGAAGGCCTAAGAATTCTGAAAGGTGGTATTACTCAGGAATGTGCAAGAATTCAATCTGAAGCGAGCTATTGCGAATCCAAAATCAATCCACCTAAAGAGGGTGCTATAAATGCATGTAACAAATGGTGCTACTACTAG
- a CDS encoding vitamin K epoxide reductase family protein, translating to MIFDKLINYLKLDKQEFIFQFNSHPNYPSALAFSDTLNFLGVKNDAYQLDKEYWDELPEEFIAIVDNSFSLVKKSGSNYSVYSEKAKTLDKEELYKNSTDFVLLFEKTENAENKATFNFKPILYAVFAVILIYSFIYQEPLEALFNLLSLAGVYISLELFNQKFGNTSSVIGSICGATPAAQTANSCDRIIKQDKTSILGLKFSDFSLIYFIGLAILGLFLPATAYIVKGFTFVSILAIGYSLYIQAFVEKTFCRVCLLIISILVGQLIISAFFFQNLSFGIGALLLTVILWAVIFSAVMYSNTLLEQKEELQKSNAKNLRFKRNYELFKSQLLEKDKIEFQDTETFSVGKKDARLRISIISNPYCGFCKDGHKLAESLLKKYPEDVSLQMRFNYTPERSNEKYNALISDLTYIYNNKTEKEFLHAVEEWFETRDENKVNILSGGVVTSENMDSLVQMSVENSNAGLNFTPILVINGYQFPEKYDREDISFFVDELIEDEEI from the coding sequence ATGATTTTTGATAAACTAATTAACTACCTAAAACTTGATAAGCAGGAATTTATTTTCCAGTTTAACTCTCACCCCAATTATCCGTCTGCATTAGCCTTCAGTGATACATTAAACTTTTTGGGAGTAAAAAATGATGCCTATCAACTTGACAAAGAATATTGGGACGAGCTTCCGGAAGAATTTATTGCTATTGTTGACAATTCGTTCTCACTGGTAAAAAAATCTGGAAGTAATTATTCTGTTTATTCTGAAAAAGCAAAAACACTAGACAAAGAAGAACTTTACAAGAATTCTACAGATTTTGTTCTTTTGTTTGAAAAGACTGAAAATGCAGAAAATAAAGCAACCTTCAATTTCAAACCAATTTTATACGCTGTTTTTGCAGTGATTCTTATCTATTCATTTATATATCAAGAACCACTTGAAGCGCTCTTTAATCTTCTTTCATTAGCTGGTGTTTATATTTCATTAGAATTATTCAATCAAAAATTTGGAAATACTTCCAGTGTAATTGGAAGCATCTGCGGAGCCACTCCAGCTGCTCAAACCGCTAATTCATGTGACAGAATTATCAAACAAGATAAGACCAGTATATTAGGGTTGAAATTTTCAGACTTCTCATTAATTTACTTTATCGGACTTGCCATATTAGGATTATTTTTACCAGCCACGGCTTATATTGTAAAAGGATTTACTTTCGTTTCCATACTTGCAATTGGTTATTCTTTGTATATCCAGGCTTTTGTTGAAAAGACATTTTGTAGAGTTTGTTTGTTAATTATATCAATCCTTGTTGGGCAATTAATTATCAGTGCTTTCTTTTTTCAGAATCTCTCTTTTGGAATTGGAGCCCTTTTACTAACAGTTATTTTATGGGCAGTAATCTTTTCAGCAGTAATGTATTCTAATACCCTGCTTGAACAGAAAGAAGAACTTCAGAAATCGAATGCTAAAAACCTTAGATTCAAGAGAAACTATGAACTTTTCAAAAGCCAGCTATTAGAAAAAGATAAAATAGAATTTCAGGATACTGAAACATTTTCAGTAGGAAAAAAAGATGCAAGGCTTCGTATTTCCATTATTTCCAATCCTTATTGTGGCTTCTGTAAAGATGGCCATAAACTGGCAGAAAGTCTTTTAAAGAAATATCCAGAGGATGTTTCCTTACAAATGAGATTCAACTATACTCCTGAAAGATCTAATGAGAAATACAATGCATTGATTTCGGACCTTACCTATATCTACAATAATAAGACAGAAAAAGAATTCTTACATGCCGTTGAAGAATGGTTCGAAACAAGGGACGAGAACAAAGTCAATATTCTATCCGGAGGAGTTGTTACATCAGAAAATATGGATTCACTAGTTCAAATGTCTGTAGAAAACAGTAATGCAGGGCTTAACTTCACCCCTATCCTTGTGATTAACGGCTATCAGTTTCCGGAAAAATATGATAGAGAAGATATTTCGTTCTTTGTTGATGAGTTAATAGAAGACGAAGAAATTTAA
- the gwsS gene encoding grasp-with-spasm system SPASM domain peptide maturase has protein sequence MRYFNLFSNILITKGAGRILISDLQRKISDLYPLELYDIIEELKNDSIENILENYDAESKEIIHEYIDFLLEKEYGFITNDDWDRSFLPMSYEFQEVSKVSNVFIEIDDIIILDRITNSINNLGVKHLTIYCTKKLSLEEYQAIDNKFKGSVLEGIEIYSPFHNALDEEFFQILNQTTTRIYNFFFYDCKKIPFKTTEVFRFTINFNHENIKISACGKIDLKYFNTNLPKVLEAINHNSCLHKKIGIDINGNIKNCPLMPEKFGNIHQSSLEEVLIQNNFKKYWNLTKDKIEICKDCEFRYVCTDCRAYTERTHKNKEGLDISKPLKCGYNPYTCTWEDWSQNPFHQKAIQYYNLGNLVLKPNSVK, from the coding sequence ATGAGATATTTTAACCTATTCAGTAATATTTTAATCACCAAAGGTGCCGGAAGAATTTTGATCTCTGATCTTCAGAGGAAAATATCAGATCTTTATCCTTTGGAATTATATGATATTATCGAGGAGCTGAAAAATGATTCTATTGAAAATATCTTAGAAAATTATGATGCTGAATCTAAAGAGATTATTCATGAATATATAGACTTTCTGCTAGAAAAAGAATATGGTTTTATAACAAATGATGATTGGGATAGGAGCTTTCTTCCCATGTCCTATGAGTTCCAGGAGGTAAGCAAAGTCTCAAATGTTTTCATTGAAATTGATGATATCATTATTCTTGACAGGATAACAAACTCTATCAACAACTTAGGGGTAAAACATTTAACAATTTATTGTACTAAGAAACTTTCTCTTGAAGAATACCAAGCTATAGACAATAAATTTAAAGGCTCTGTTTTAGAAGGTATAGAAATATACTCTCCATTTCATAATGCTTTAGATGAGGAATTTTTCCAAATACTCAACCAAACAACCACAAGAATTTATAATTTCTTTTTTTACGATTGCAAAAAGATCCCTTTTAAGACCACAGAAGTATTTAGATTTACGATAAACTTTAACCATGAAAACATCAAAATATCCGCTTGCGGAAAAATAGATCTAAAATATTTCAATACCAATCTTCCAAAAGTTCTTGAAGCAATTAATCACAATTCCTGTTTACACAAAAAAATAGGAATTGATATCAACGGTAATATAAAGAACTGCCCTTTAATGCCGGAAAAATTTGGAAACATCCATCAATCAAGTCTTGAAGAGGTTCTGATACAAAACAATTTCAAAAAGTATTGGAACCTCACTAAAGACAAAATAGAAATTTGTAAAGATTGTGAGTTTCGGTATGTTTGTACTGATTGCCGTGCTTACACAGAAAGAACCCACAAGAATAAAGAGGGCCTTGATATTTCAAAACCTTTAAAATGTGGTTATAATCCATATACATGCACTTGGGAAGACTGGAGTCAAAATCCTTTCCATCAAAAAGCAATACAATATTATAATTTAGGAAACTTGGTTTTAAAGCCGAATTCTGTAAAATAA
- the gwsG gene encoding grasp-with-spasm system ATP-grasp peptide maturase: protein MILIISNNGDSTTTKVIKYLSAMGKKFIRVHEDEFFEIKADKKRIYLVSDRNNFFLDEIASTWYRRGGLKFKRLSYDNNAANHHMDEHQHWLEDYVIKTLESKKSINKQSNNHVNKLLVLEQAKKIGLEVPEYFLAENTDEVVINKTITKPITENVILDSVEKNFNGIIYTSVIQEKEKEEFFITFFQEKIEKDFEIRSFYLAGKMWSTAIISQNDEQTKTDFRKYNYKKPNRKVQYQLPEDIEEKTHLLMQSLDLSCGSIDFIKSGDTFYFLEVNPTGQFIGLSEICNYSLEKEIAQYL, encoded by the coding sequence ATGATACTCATCATATCGAATAACGGAGATTCTACAACCACAAAAGTTATCAAATATCTTTCGGCAATGGGAAAGAAGTTTATTCGAGTGCATGAAGATGAGTTTTTTGAAATTAAGGCTGATAAAAAAAGAATTTATTTGGTGAGTGACAGAAACAATTTTTTTCTGGATGAAATTGCAAGTACATGGTACAGAAGAGGAGGTTTAAAATTCAAACGCCTATCCTATGATAATAATGCTGCCAACCACCATATGGATGAACACCAACATTGGCTGGAAGATTACGTGATAAAAACCTTGGAATCAAAAAAAAGCATTAATAAACAGAGCAACAATCATGTCAATAAACTTTTGGTCCTGGAGCAGGCAAAAAAAATTGGGTTAGAAGTTCCAGAATATTTTCTAGCAGAAAACACAGATGAAGTTGTTATCAATAAAACAATTACAAAACCCATTACAGAAAATGTAATATTAGATTCTGTCGAGAAAAACTTCAACGGCATCATTTACACTTCAGTAATACAGGAAAAAGAGAAGGAAGAATTCTTCATCACCTTTTTTCAGGAAAAAATTGAAAAGGACTTTGAAATAAGAAGCTTTTATCTGGCTGGTAAAATGTGGTCTACTGCTATTATTTCTCAAAATGATGAGCAGACTAAAACCGATTTTAGAAAATATAATTATAAAAAGCCCAATAGAAAAGTACAATACCAACTTCCTGAAGACATTGAAGAAAAAACGCATCTGCTTATGCAATCACTGGACTTAAGCTGTGGCTCGATAGACTTTATAAAAAGTGGAGACACATTCTACTTTTTGGAAGTTAATCCTACAGGTCAGTTCATTGGGCTATCAGAAATCTGCAACTATTCATTAGAAAAAGAAATAGCACAATATTTATGA
- a CDS encoding TIGR04139 family peptide modification target has protein sequence MNIQADQHLPKPGIYGKKILIQKKILTMKKLTGMKKGFSSLENKKLKRDDLKSVNGSLRSYAIESSAAVTTPGCYEADHYTSNGGDYIGRLEVC, from the coding sequence ATGAATATACAAGCTGATCAGCACCTTCCCAAGCCTGGGATATATGGCAAGAAAATATTAATTCAAAAAAAAATTTTAACAATGAAAAAGTTAACAGGAATGAAGAAAGGTTTTTCTTCTTTAGAAAACAAAAAACTAAAAAGAGACGATTTAAAATCAGTTAATGGTAGTCTAAGATCTTATGCTATTGAGTCTAGTGCTGCAGTTACAACGCCAGGATGCTATGAAGCTGACCATTATACATCTAATGGAGGTGATTATATTGGTAGACTAGAAGTTTGCTAA
- a CDS encoding helix-turn-helix domain-containing protein, whose amino-acid sequence MKGNLYYKYDNLKYALDNYILGLQHSKAQKDKKQIAYANMNIAYLNSYMGKNADAAKTFRYYLYNGDGITDESQHNQMRISLIYCYVELNKLDSANILINEGLKAPLTSQNKYVNHQYIYYVGAYNLKLKKYDVAVKNFLKAYQYFSGIQDQNMNYSLLNIGKSYEGLKNKEKAVENYTKLDSIIAKSGYTFPELRDVYTFLIDYYKEKNNKEQQLYYIERFLKVDQKLDEQFKYLSTEIPRKYDTPNLLQEKEDIIGELKTRKRVLYISVGILLLILLFIIYLYYKSKKTEKEQRKIAQDLINLVEKRNIEERNEDEKNEVSTFKTAHIEAPEQSEQNDKAPKIISEEVTQFILQELRIFESKELFLKKGITLASLAKNIKTNTTYLSEIINTHKSKNFASYLNDLRIDFALNRLVKDKKFRSYKLSVIAEELGYNNEQAFSLAFKKKTGTTLSMYIKEIDSLNDPQNNNNQLIYK is encoded by the coding sequence ATGAAGGGAAATCTTTATTATAAGTATGATAATTTAAAATATGCTTTAGACAATTATATTTTAGGATTACAACACTCAAAAGCCCAAAAAGACAAGAAACAGATTGCCTATGCTAATATGAATATTGCCTATTTAAATAGCTATATGGGTAAAAATGCCGATGCTGCCAAAACATTCAGATATTATTTATATAACGGAGATGGTATCACAGATGAATCTCAGCATAATCAAATGCGCATAAGCCTTATCTATTGTTATGTTGAACTTAATAAATTGGATTCTGCTAATATTCTGATTAATGAAGGGCTAAAAGCGCCATTGACTTCCCAAAACAAATACGTTAATCATCAATATATTTATTATGTAGGAGCATATAATTTAAAATTAAAAAAATATGATGTTGCAGTCAAAAATTTTTTAAAAGCTTATCAATATTTTTCTGGTATCCAAGATCAGAATATGAACTACTCTCTTTTAAATATTGGTAAATCTTATGAGGGGTTAAAAAACAAGGAGAAAGCCGTAGAAAATTATACTAAACTGGATTCCATCATTGCAAAAAGTGGATATACATTTCCTGAACTGAGGGATGTCTATACTTTTCTTATTGATTACTATAAAGAGAAAAACAACAAAGAGCAACAACTTTACTATATTGAACGCTTTCTAAAAGTAGATCAAAAGCTTGATGAGCAATTCAAATATCTTTCAACAGAAATACCAAGAAAGTATGATACCCCCAATCTTCTGCAAGAAAAAGAAGATATCATTGGAGAGTTAAAGACTAGAAAAAGAGTGCTCTATATTTCTGTGGGGATACTTTTATTAATCCTTTTATTCATTATATATTTATATTATAAATCTAAGAAAACAGAAAAAGAGCAAAGAAAAATTGCTCAGGATTTAATCAATCTGGTTGAAAAGAGAAATATTGAAGAGAGAAATGAAGATGAAAAAAATGAAGTTAGTACCTTTAAAACAGCTCATATTGAGGCTCCAGAGCAAAGTGAACAAAATGATAAAGCCCCTAAGATTATTTCCGAGGAAGTCACTCAATTTATATTACAAGAATTGAGGATATTTGAATCTAAAGAACTTTTCTTAAAAAAGGGTATTACATTAGCCAGCCTAGCCAAAAATATAAAAACAAATACGACCTATTTATCAGAAATAATCAATACTCATAAAAGCAAAAACTTTGCGAGTTATCTTAATGATCTTAGAATAGATTTTGCTTTAAACAGATTAGTAAAAGATAAAAAATTCCGTTCCTACAAATTATCTGTCATTGCTGAAGAGCTGGGGTACAATAATGAACAGGCATTTTCTTTAGCTTTTAAGAAAAAAACAGGCACTACTCTTTCTATGTATATTAAAGAAATTGATAGTTTAAACGATCCTCAAAACAACAATAACCAATTGATATACAAGTGA
- a CDS encoding prolyl oligopeptidase family serine peptidase produces MKIRIFVIFCLLSVCIHAQKTNLAPSKPVTDRYFETSIVDEYRNLENIEDVQTLNWMKSQTAYTNSVLDRIPKKNYYLEKRLEIDKRQGSSVSNLKISGNNKYFYLKKKGDEKVEKLYYRNGFTGKEELLYDPAHYKSTETNHNFVINSINPSWDGNKIAFSMSEKGNELADILIMDVKTKYIHPEIITNGAPATFSGIKWIDDNSGFFYVAFSVTDPKSKNFYRNTRTVLYKIGTDPNTIREVFSAKNNPNLNITEDQYPMILNFDLDQDYYIGMVVDYQTYRKTYIIKKNDLLDGKNNWKALSDPSDKAKSLEVRKDQIIFQSSYNSPFVKLCKTNIKNPDFKNAEILIPEKKDEIIKSYEVTKDGIYYTTTKNGVESKLYLYKNGIDTPIQLPYPSGNIGLEVKDEKSSDIWVTCSGWANDEQRFSYDLKTNTFKPENIAPVAEYPEFKNIVVKEITIKARDGEEVPVSLIYNKDIVKNGKNPLLIDSYGSYGLSSTPFFAKTYLLWVNEGGIVAIAHVRGGGEKGDQWRLAGFKSTKPNTWRDLIDCTEYLINEKYTSKEKVAIWGASAGGITVGRAMTERPDLFKAVIAEVGALNMLRDEAAVNSQPKEFGSVKDPEEFKGVLEMDAYQNIKKGIQYPATFITGGMNDQRVTPWMPTKFAAKLIADNASDNPILLKIDFEGGHSGNVPIAQRYANIGDMFEFALWQLGHPDYQPKEEIKK; encoded by the coding sequence ATGAAAATAAGAATATTTGTTATTTTCTGTTTGTTATCTGTTTGCATTCATGCTCAAAAAACAAATCTAGCTCCATCAAAACCTGTTACTGACAGATATTTTGAAACTAGCATTGTGGATGAATACAGAAATTTAGAAAATATAGAAGATGTCCAAACTCTAAATTGGATGAAGTCACAGACTGCATACACCAATTCTGTTCTTGATCGGATTCCGAAAAAGAATTATTATTTAGAGAAAAGGTTAGAAATTGATAAGAGACAAGGCAGTTCTGTATCTAACTTAAAAATATCAGGTAATAATAAATATTTTTATTTAAAGAAGAAGGGAGATGAGAAAGTAGAGAAATTGTATTATCGCAATGGATTTACAGGGAAAGAAGAATTACTTTACGATCCTGCTCATTACAAAAGCACCGAAACTAACCACAATTTTGTTATCAATAGTATAAATCCTAGTTGGGATGGTAATAAAATTGCTTTTTCCATGTCTGAAAAAGGGAATGAATTGGCAGATATACTTATTATGGATGTCAAAACAAAATATATTCATCCTGAAATTATTACGAATGGCGCTCCTGCTACTTTTAGTGGAATAAAATGGATAGATGATAACAGTGGCTTTTTCTATGTTGCATTTTCGGTAACAGATCCTAAATCTAAAAATTTTTATAGAAATACACGAACTGTTTTGTATAAAATAGGTACGGACCCCAACACTATTCGTGAGGTTTTTTCTGCCAAAAATAATCCTAATCTCAACATCACTGAGGATCAGTATCCTATGATTTTAAATTTTGATTTAGATCAGGATTATTATATAGGAATGGTAGTAGATTATCAAACCTACAGAAAAACCTACATCATTAAGAAAAATGATTTACTAGATGGTAAGAATAATTGGAAAGCTCTTTCTGATCCAAGTGATAAAGCAAAAAGCCTAGAAGTACGAAAAGATCAGATTATATTTCAATCAAGCTATAATTCTCCATTTGTTAAGCTTTGTAAAACCAATATTAAAAACCCTGACTTCAAGAATGCAGAGATTTTGATACCTGAAAAGAAGGATGAAATCATTAAAAGTTATGAGGTCACTAAGGATGGTATTTATTATACAACTACGAAAAACGGAGTAGAATCTAAATTGTATTTATATAAAAACGGAATAGATACTCCTATTCAACTTCCTTATCCATCAGGGAATATTGGGTTAGAAGTTAAAGATGAAAAATCTTCAGATATATGGGTGACATGTTCAGGTTGGGCCAATGATGAACAGCGTTTTAGCTATGATTTAAAAACGAATACTTTCAAACCGGAAAATATTGCTCCGGTTGCAGAATATCCTGAATTTAAAAACATTGTAGTTAAAGAAATTACTATAAAGGCAAGAGATGGCGAAGAAGTTCCGGTGTCTTTAATTTATAATAAAGACATTGTGAAAAATGGGAAAAATCCATTATTAATTGATTCTTACGGGTCTTATGGATTATCCAGTACTCCTTTTTTTGCCAAAACTTACTTATTGTGGGTAAATGAAGGAGGAATAGTAGCCATTGCCCATGTAAGAGGAGGTGGTGAAAAGGGCGACCAATGGAGGCTCGCAGGCTTTAAATCTACAAAGCCTAATACGTGGCGAGACCTAATTGACTGTACAGAATATTTAATCAATGAAAAATATACTTCCAAAGAAAAGGTCGCTATCTGGGGAGCAAGTGCAGGAGGGATTACCGTGGGACGAGCTATGACCGAAAGGCCAGATCTTTTTAAGGCTGTTATTGCAGAAGTGGGAGCATTGAATATGCTTAGAGATGAAGCCGCTGTCAATAGCCAGCCCAAAGAATTTGGATCTGTAAAAGATCCGGAAGAGTTCAAAGGAGTGTTGGAAATGGATGCTTATCAAAATATAAAAAAGGGGATACAATATCCTGCTACCTTTATTACTGGAGGAATGAATGATCAGAGAGTAACCCCATGGATGCCTACAAAATTTGCGGCTAAATTAATAGCTGATAACGCTTCTGATAATCCTATATTATTGAAAATAGACTTTGAAGGAGGACATTCCGGTAATGTTCCTATAGCACAGAGATATGCCAATATAGGAGATATGTTTGAATTTGCACTATGGCAACTAGGACATCCTGACTACCAGCCTAAAGAAGAAATAAAAAAATAA